Proteins from a single region of Corynebacterium pseudogenitalium:
- a CDS encoding trypsin-like serine protease → MSSSGDLAKKYQPEDGQQWTFPEPVAPVGQSAPRRGLGGAAWFTVIVTALCLVGMAVWLGLHTSEIDTRTAEERQAQEAVQRPGEQPPAAATGNRILVPEFAPWAPGSLIQSTDHYPEPGERFTAQSCTVAFTFSGADGRSYAVTAGHCGREGNLVWPKGASDTNDYSQEVGRFIYSGLYTPDVEDPEAERIDVGIIEIYDTDRAVPLVGDPIPTGVGAEIGPVDRVCKTGGTTGYTCGHFEAASRVQIVTAHDDEEQRESRGDIAGVCASSGDSGGPVFADVNGRATIIGVVSGTEADRSGEECWEGMEDPIMMSYSNVDQILSVIERVVPDAQWVEQQW, encoded by the coding sequence ATGAGCAGTAGCGGCGACCTCGCCAAAAAATACCAGCCCGAAGACGGGCAACAGTGGACGTTCCCGGAGCCGGTCGCCCCAGTAGGGCAGTCGGCGCCTCGTCGCGGGCTAGGTGGTGCCGCGTGGTTTACCGTCATCGTCACCGCGCTGTGCTTGGTCGGGATGGCGGTGTGGCTGGGCCTGCACACCTCTGAAATAGACACGCGCACCGCCGAGGAGCGCCAAGCCCAGGAAGCCGTCCAGCGACCCGGGGAGCAACCGCCTGCCGCGGCAACGGGCAACCGGATCCTGGTGCCCGAGTTCGCACCGTGGGCGCCGGGCTCGCTGATCCAGTCCACGGACCACTACCCGGAGCCGGGGGAGCGCTTCACCGCGCAGTCCTGCACCGTCGCGTTCACGTTCTCGGGTGCCGACGGCCGCTCCTACGCCGTCACCGCCGGGCACTGCGGGCGTGAAGGCAACCTGGTGTGGCCGAAAGGGGCCTCGGACACCAACGACTATTCGCAGGAAGTCGGTAGGTTTATCTACTCCGGGCTTTACACCCCTGATGTAGAGGACCCAGAGGCGGAGCGCATCGACGTCGGCATTATCGAGATCTACGACACGGACCGCGCTGTGCCGCTCGTCGGCGACCCGATCCCGACAGGCGTCGGTGCCGAGATCGGCCCCGTTGACCGCGTCTGCAAAACGGGCGGGACGACCGGCTACACCTGTGGCCACTTCGAGGCCGCGAGCCGCGTCCAGATCGTGACCGCCCACGACGACGAAGAACAGCGTGAGTCCCGCGGCGACATCGCAGGCGTCTGCGCCTCCTCCGGCGACTCGGGCGGCCCCGTCTTCGCAGACGTGAATGGGCGCGCCACCATCATCGGCGTGGTCTCCGGGACGGAAGCCGACCGTTCAGGAGAGGAGTGCTGGGAAGGCATGGAGGACCCGATCATGATGTCCTACTCCAACGTTGATCAAATTCTGAGCGTCATCGAGCGCGTCGTGCCGGACGCCCAGTGGGTCGAACAGCAGTGGTGA
- the thrC gene encoding threonine synthase: MDYISTRDTAGTTYKFTDILLTGLSPDGGLFLPVEYPQLSPEQLDSWRTLLAERGYAALAAEVLKLFIDDIPHADIEAITARAYRTPVFNDAAIVPVTKLEDDLWLAHLSEGPTAAFKDMAMQLLGELFEYELGRRGRHLNILGATSGDTGSSAEYAMRGRDNIRVFMLTPAGRMTPFQQAQMFGLDDPNIFNIALDGVFDDCQDVVKAVNGDADFKAKYAIGAVNSINWARLLAQTVYYISTYLRVTESNSQKVSFSVPTGNFGDVCAGYITKRMGLPVDRLIVATNENDVLDEFFRTGQYRPRSAAETQATSSPSMDISKASNFERMMFDAVGRDAALTGELFGTKVNNGGFDAEDFGGADVLARIRDAFGFCSSSSTHADRVATIREVQERSGVLIDPHTADGVHAARAVSGDVNTPVVVLETALPVKFAETIVEATGTQPEVPERFRGIMDQPRHVTELPNDADAVKAFIQDSIEGK, from the coding sequence GTGGATTACATTTCAACGCGCGATACCGCAGGCACAACCTACAAGTTCACCGACATCCTGCTCACGGGCTTAAGCCCGGATGGCGGCTTGTTCCTTCCCGTGGAGTACCCGCAGCTGAGCCCCGAGCAGCTCGACAGCTGGCGCACACTGCTCGCCGAGCGCGGGTACGCGGCACTCGCCGCCGAGGTGCTCAAGCTCTTTATCGACGACATCCCGCACGCCGACATCGAAGCGATCACCGCCCGCGCCTACCGCACCCCCGTATTTAACGACGCCGCCATCGTCCCCGTGACCAAACTCGAGGACGACCTGTGGCTGGCACACCTCTCCGAGGGGCCAACCGCGGCGTTTAAGGACATGGCGATGCAGCTGCTCGGCGAGCTCTTCGAATACGAGCTGGGCCGTCGCGGCCGCCACCTGAACATCCTGGGCGCTACCAGCGGCGATACCGGTTCCTCTGCCGAGTACGCGATGCGCGGCCGCGACAACATCCGCGTGTTTATGCTCACCCCAGCTGGCAGGATGACGCCGTTCCAGCAGGCCCAGATGTTCGGCCTGGACGATCCGAACATCTTCAACATCGCCCTCGACGGCGTCTTCGACGACTGCCAGGACGTGGTCAAGGCCGTCAACGGCGACGCCGACTTTAAGGCGAAGTACGCCATCGGCGCCGTCAACTCCATTAACTGGGCACGCCTGTTGGCCCAGACGGTCTACTACATCTCTACCTACCTGCGTGTGACCGAGAGCAACTCGCAGAAGGTGAGCTTCTCGGTGCCAACCGGCAACTTCGGCGACGTGTGCGCGGGCTACATCACCAAGCGGATGGGCCTGCCCGTTGACCGCCTGATCGTGGCTACCAACGAGAACGACGTCCTCGACGAGTTCTTCCGCACCGGCCAGTACCGCCCGCGCAGCGCGGCAGAGACCCAGGCGACGTCCTCGCCGTCCATGGATATCTCGAAGGCGTCGAACTTCGAGCGCATGATGTTCGACGCCGTCGGGCGAGACGCCGCGCTGACCGGCGAGCTCTTCGGCACCAAGGTGAACAACGGCGGCTTCGACGCCGAGGACTTCGGCGGCGCAGACGTCCTGGCCCGCATCCGCGACGCGTTCGGCTTCTGTTCCTCCTCGTCCACCCACGCTGACCGCGTGGCGACCATTCGCGAGGTCCAGGAGCGCTCCGGCGTGCTGATTGACCCGCACACCGCCGACGGTGTCCACGCCGCTCGTGCTGTCAGCGGTGACGTCAACACTCCTGTCGTCGTGCTTGAGACGGCGCTGCCGGTGAAGTTCGCCGAGACCATCGTCGAGGCCACCGGCACCCAGCCGGAGGTGCCCGAGCGCTTCCGTGGCATCATGGACCAACCACGGCACGTCACCGAATTGCCGAATGACGCCGACGCCGTGAAAGCCTTTATCCAAGACTCCATCGAAGGGAAGTAG
- a CDS encoding MFS transporter, whose amino-acid sequence MPHSNSPVSQTNDPQQRVTRRALFVWFAAVAVYVVAILGRTSFGVAGVEAIDRFGIDASRIAVFTAVQVGVYSLAQIPTGVLIDRQGPRFMLIVGALVMAVGQILLGFTSSYPVALAARVLIGAGDATAFLAVMRILPSWFPPRKTPLFTQLSTAIGQMGQFLSAVPFLALLHAKGWQVAFVSLGAVGVLVALAAVVAVADAPTKPGEEAAAKSAKVPLRTTLSTVVRSPVCWEAFFIHGFSIFPMVTFTLLWGVPMMTLGMGLNEQEAGTVLIVLTVCMIVASPVLGAVSARLGVRRDMAVIVLCSLTPLMFLWFFSTSTPRGFGAILAVVIVMGTVVPASNFGFDNVREHVPPAMVATGTGLANMGGFTSSMVAAQAVGILLDHSADSVQYTWEDFQYAWIAVYVLAALLMVGLLVARAKAQPQMRRLKIVEQAPPRAAN is encoded by the coding sequence ATGCCCCATTCCAACTCCCCTGTCTCCCAGACCAACGACCCACAGCAGCGCGTCACCCGGCGCGCCCTTTTTGTGTGGTTCGCTGCGGTCGCGGTGTACGTGGTCGCCATCTTGGGTCGCACATCCTTCGGTGTCGCGGGTGTTGAGGCGATCGACCGCTTTGGTATCGACGCTTCTCGGATCGCAGTGTTCACCGCAGTGCAGGTTGGTGTGTACTCGTTGGCGCAGATCCCGACCGGGGTGCTCATCGATAGGCAGGGTCCGCGCTTCATGCTGATCGTCGGCGCGCTCGTGATGGCGGTGGGCCAGATCCTGCTCGGGTTTACGTCCTCCTACCCTGTCGCACTTGCGGCGCGCGTGCTCATCGGCGCGGGCGACGCCACGGCGTTCCTGGCGGTGATGCGTATCCTGCCGAGCTGGTTCCCTCCCCGCAAGACGCCGCTGTTTACGCAGCTGTCCACTGCGATTGGGCAGATGGGTCAGTTCCTGTCCGCGGTGCCGTTCTTGGCGCTGCTGCATGCAAAGGGCTGGCAGGTCGCGTTCGTCTCGCTCGGTGCGGTCGGGGTGCTCGTGGCGCTCGCCGCGGTGGTCGCAGTGGCGGACGCTCCCACGAAGCCTGGCGAGGAGGCTGCGGCAAAAAGTGCAAAGGTGCCGCTTCGCACCACGCTCTCGACGGTGGTGCGCTCACCGGTGTGCTGGGAGGCCTTCTTCATCCACGGGTTCTCCATCTTCCCGATGGTCACTTTCACCCTGCTGTGGGGTGTGCCGATGATGACGCTCGGCATGGGCCTGAACGAGCAGGAGGCCGGCACGGTGCTCATCGTGCTGACGGTGTGCATGATCGTCGCGTCGCCGGTGCTCGGTGCGGTCTCTGCACGCCTGGGCGTGCGCCGTGACATGGCGGTCATCGTGCTGTGCTCGCTGACGCCGCTGATGTTTTTGTGGTTCTTTTCGACGTCCACTCCGCGCGGCTTCGGCGCGATCCTGGCGGTGGTGATCGTGATGGGCACGGTGGTGCCCGCGTCCAACTTCGGCTTCGATAACGTGCGCGAACACGTGCCACCCGCCATGGTGGCGACCGGCACCGGCCTGGCCAACATGGGCGGGTTCACATCCTCCATGGTGGCAGCCCAGGCGGTGGGGATTTTGCTGGACCACTCGGCAGATTCGGTGCAGTACACGTGGGAGGACTTCCAGTACGCCTGGATCGCGGTCTACGTGCTAGCGGCCCTGCTGATGGTGGGCCTGCTCGTGGCGCGGGCGAAGGCGCAGCCGCAGATGCGCCGACTCAAGATCGTCGAGCAGGCGCCACCGCGGGCTGCGAACTAA